The genomic window TGGGGGTTGAGCAAACTCTCGGCGCTTTTTCAGAACAGCAAAGGCTTGCTCAATTGGATTAAAGTCTGGACTGTAGGGTGGCAATGGAAGCAATTTGTGGCCATGGGCCTCCAGTAATTCC from Magnetococcus sp. PR-3 includes these protein-coding regions:
- a CDS encoding transposase, encoding ELLEAHGHKLLPLPPYSPDFNPIEQAFAVLKKRREFAQPPPSIEDLLMCDFGFT